CTGGGAAGATACGTGCGGTCGGTGTTCACGAACCAGTTCATGAAGCCGTACGTGGGCTGCGCGGGCGTGGGCGTCGTCGCCATCCGCACCCACTCCTCCGACAGGATGCGGCGGTCGCCCCACCGGCCGCGGCGCAGCGTCAGGTAGCCGAAGCGGGCCATGTCGCGGGCGTTGATGAACATCCCGCCTCCCCAGTGCCCCCCGCCGCTAACGGACTGCACGGCCTGCCCATCCATCAGCACCCACGAGTTGTCGTAGCCCGTCCAGCGCCAGGTGGTCGAGGCGCCGATGGGGTCCATCACCTGCTCACGCAGCACCTGCGGCAGCGGCCGGCGCCACACGTTGAGGGCGGCGAGCGCCAGCAGGTTCACGCGAACGTCGTTGTACTCGTAGGCCGCGCCGGGCTCGCTCCGGGGGCGCGTCAGCCACTCCTGCGGGTTCTGCAGCGGGCGGTCGGCCCAGTCGGGCTTGCCCCAGAGCGTGCCCTCCCAGTCGCTCACCTGGCGCAGCAGGTGGTCCCAGGTGATGCGCCGCTCGCGTTCGTTGTCGAACAGCCGCATCGCCCTGCCCTCGCCCAGGCCGCCGGCGTGGCGGTTGCCGCCCTCGGGCGGAATGACGAATACGGGCGCCATGTACGGGTCCACGGGATCGTTCACCGAGCGGATCATCCCGCGGTCCACCGCCAGGCCCACCACGGTGGAGACGAAGCTCTTGGTGACGCTGAACGTCATGTCCACGCGCCGGGGATCGCCCCACTCGGCCACGATGTAGCCGTTGCGGATGATGATGCCCGTCGCGTCGCCGCGCTCGGCGAACGGACCCACGGGCTCCCCGAATGGCTCGCGCCCGAACGTCTGGTGGTGCGCCAGCTCCAGGTCGCGCGGCGCGGTGCTCTCGTTCGCCCGCGCGAACGCCACGGCGGAGTCGATGAGCGCCGCGTCCATCCCCACCTGCTGCGGCGTGCGCCGCTGCCAATCCTCACCCGGGCCAGGGTAGTAGACGGCGCCGCGCTGCGCTTGCGCAGAGGACGCGACGAGGAGTGCGAGGGCGATGCAGTTGATCTTC
This Longimicrobium sp. DNA region includes the following protein-coding sequences:
- a CDS encoding serine hydrolase domain-containing protein translates to MKINCIALALLVASSAQAQRGAVYYPGPGEDWQRRTPQQVGMDAALIDSAVAFARANESTAPRDLELAHHQTFGREPFGEPVGPFAERGDATGIIIRNGYIVAEWGDPRRVDMTFSVTKSFVSTVVGLAVDRGMIRSVNDPVDPYMAPVFVIPPEGGNRHAGGLGEGRAMRLFDNERERRITWDHLLRQVSDWEGTLWGKPDWADRPLQNPQEWLTRPRSEPGAAYEYNDVRVNLLALAALNVWRRPLPQVLREQVMDPIGASTTWRWTGYDNSWVLMDGQAVQSVSGGGHWGGGMFINARDMARFGYLTLRRGRWGDRRILSEEWVRMATTPTPAQPTYGFMNWFVNTDRTYLP